One window of the Leptospira ryugenii genome contains the following:
- a CDS encoding SpoIIE family protein phosphatase, protein MSLQIYVRSFLVCLLTFLVSCTQDIQRPQLEWVFSEDNIESIVEIPSTEWKVINGSIPNFGNGKPTVWLKTKIKNNSSELQSYVLELGVSYLDRVEFYLIKENEKIQEKTYGAILKRSETELNHRNPSFDFKIPGQSEVNIYIKAYNSGLLTIPLRLLTEKEFVDKIKGEYLIHGIYFGSIIALFFYNLFIFIITKEKSLLYYCLYIASVIYIYLVLGGFARLFLFPNAPMFIKPGLFFASYMTIFSVLQFTDEFLSLRKSFYTLHLLLKTLAYFGLILAILSLWLPFSWMVKSMNYLLPFGSLLMMLSAGQSVRKNVQQSQFFLYAWVVVTTGIILETLTNLAVLPMEFWIGRFGTQISSLLEIILFAIAIGRRIRVLTLEKEKVNASLLIIQKDLEVARKIQNRILPSKIPELNQITVNVEYHPLGLVGGDFYVFYETSESQLGVFLADVTGHGVSAAMDSSTVKIAFRNERMQALQPKELMKNVNSFLYETIDQRFVSAVYTFFDLNSQRLFYATAGHPPILRIRNGELTFLPSEGFLLGLVPEAQYETFDTEIEPGDVYLLYTDGLNGDINSEESPEDILRNAALACLASPKSEFSRALIHYLRTLRERETDDITLILVRID, encoded by the coding sequence ATGAGCCTGCAAATCTATGTTAGATCTTTCCTAGTTTGCCTTCTCACATTCCTAGTCTCTTGTACGCAGGATATCCAAAGGCCACAGTTGGAGTGGGTATTTAGCGAAGACAATATAGAGTCCATTGTAGAGATACCTTCCACTGAATGGAAAGTGATCAATGGTTCAATACCCAATTTCGGAAACGGAAAACCGACAGTATGGCTAAAAACAAAGATAAAAAACAATAGTTCTGAACTTCAATCGTATGTTCTTGAATTGGGTGTCTCGTACTTGGACCGAGTTGAATTTTATCTAATTAAAGAAAATGAGAAAATACAAGAAAAGACATATGGGGCAATTCTAAAAAGATCGGAAACAGAACTCAATCATAGAAATCCGAGTTTCGATTTTAAAATTCCAGGACAGTCAGAAGTAAATATCTACATTAAGGCATATAATTCTGGATTGTTGACAATCCCACTCAGACTCTTAACAGAAAAAGAATTTGTCGACAAAATCAAAGGTGAATATCTGATCCACGGGATTTATTTTGGATCGATCATTGCTTTATTTTTTTATAATTTATTTATATTCATCATCACAAAGGAAAAAAGCCTTCTATATTACTGTCTTTACATTGCATCTGTTATTTACATTTATCTCGTATTAGGTGGTTTCGCAAGACTGTTTCTGTTTCCTAATGCACCTATGTTTATCAAACCAGGACTATTTTTCGCATCCTATATGACTATTTTCTCGGTCCTCCAGTTTACCGATGAATTTCTATCCTTAAGAAAATCATTTTACACACTTCATCTTTTATTAAAAACATTGGCCTATTTTGGACTAATATTAGCTATTTTAAGCCTTTGGCTTCCCTTCTCTTGGATGGTGAAATCGATGAATTATCTTTTGCCTTTTGGCTCTTTGTTAATGATGTTATCTGCGGGTCAAAGTGTTAGAAAAAATGTTCAACAATCTCAGTTTTTTTTATATGCTTGGGTTGTTGTTACGACTGGGATCATCTTAGAGACACTTACCAATTTGGCTGTGCTTCCCATGGAATTTTGGATTGGTAGGTTTGGAACGCAAATCTCTTCTCTATTGGAGATCATTCTATTTGCTATCGCGATCGGTCGGCGGATCCGTGTCCTAACACTAGAAAAGGAAAAAGTAAATGCGAGTCTCCTGATCATCCAGAAAGATCTGGAAGTTGCAAGAAAGATCCAGAATCGAATCCTACCAAGTAAAATCCCTGAGTTAAATCAGATCACAGTGAATGTGGAATACCATCCTTTAGGACTTGTGGGTGGTGATTTTTATGTTTTTTATGAGACAAGCGAGAGCCAATTGGGTGTATTCTTGGCGGACGTAACAGGGCATGGAGTGAGTGCAGCTATGGACTCATCCACTGTAAAGATAGCCTTTCGAAATGAAAGAATGCAGGCTTTGCAACCGAAGGAGCTCATGAAAAATGTGAACTCATTTTTGTATGAGACCATTGACCAAAGATTCGTGAGTGCTGTGTATACGTTCTTTGATCTAAATAGCCAGCGATTGTTCTATGCTACCGCTGGGCACCCACCCATCCTTAGGATTCGAAATGGGGAATTGACATTCTTGCCTTCGGAAGGATTTTTATTAGGACTCGTCCCTGAGGCTCAATATGAGACATTTGATACAGAGATAGAGCCTGGCGATGTCTACCTATTGTATACAGATGGTTTAAATGGAGACATCAATAGCGAAGAAAGCCCTGAAGACATTCTTAGAAATGCTGCTCTCGCATGTTTAGCTTCGCCAAAGTCAGAGTTTTCTCGAGCCTTGATCCACTACCTTCGAACATTAAGAGAAAGGGAAACAGACGATATTACTTTGATACTCGTGAGAATTGATTAG
- a CDS encoding YceI family protein: MTFDSKFSLSFLLALLVFFLAPKSTLWASEIWTVSSGKVSFVSNTELETIVGEGDGISGTFDPKTKNLLLEVDLSSIQTKNSLQTSHLHDNYFEIEKYPTAKFIGFVSNYREEGEVIAFGNFFLHGVKKEKQQFRGFLSKKENGYELLVNFNLALDDYNIQIPKLVLLKVNRIVQVKLVILWQN; encoded by the coding sequence ATGACATTCGATTCAAAATTCTCTCTTTCCTTCCTACTTGCCCTACTTGTTTTTTTCCTAGCACCCAAAAGCACCCTGTGGGCGAGCGAAATTTGGACTGTCAGTTCTGGTAAAGTTAGTTTTGTCTCTAACACAGAACTCGAAACCATCGTTGGAGAAGGAGATGGCATTTCAGGTACCTTCGACCCCAAAACAAAGAATTTACTTTTAGAGGTAGACCTTAGTTCCATCCAAACAAAAAATTCCTTACAAACTTCCCATCTCCATGACAATTACTTTGAAATAGAAAAATACCCGACTGCAAAATTCATAGGTTTTGTTTCCAACTACCGAGAAGAAGGTGAGGTAATCGCATTTGGAAACTTTTTTCTGCATGGTGTGAAAAAAGAAAAACAGCAATTCCGAGGTTTTCTTAGCAAAAAAGAGAATGGCTATGAGCTCCTTGTCAATTTCAATCTGGCTCTAGACGACTACAATATCCAAATCCCTAAATTGGTGCTCCTAAAGGTAAACAGAATCGTCCAAGTAAAGTTAGTGATTCTTTGGCAAAACTAA
- a CDS encoding patatin-like phospholipase family protein: MKDLYGKVHLVSSLPLFRGLKRKELVWIAESVQIVEAKRDSILFKRGERKPNLYLILSGSVLVYLPSKEEERREELQILKKGEYFGIHSLLTGEEQTHSILTLSESRFLVLEQKDFQELIRKIPSLSVSFSKLLTKSLRNELLGHREYFKNSVYCFVHSERETLEDFSSKLAESIERESGKSVVILRFNQRPNSEPEKSPILKFYRFRDPEKIMETLGRHYPSHPFIFLDIFPEDPIEVKQTLIEEADHIECLSSKDLLDPKDELSFIPEEILSNTNLYSTINIEKLQNQDKYSLFLTRKAREISGVQVGIALGGGAALGLAQIGIMKVFEEENLQLDMISGTSIGAIIGAFWASGLGYKGILPLLAEIDSIFKMFKLVDLSFPGQGLLHGKQVRNLLERYLGDVSFEDLSIKLRLISCDITSRKEVVLSEGKVLDAVMASISIPGVFSPQAQENGKVYVDGGIVNPLPVSPLKAEGVEKIIAVNSMPSSRDEMKTNKLANLNVLDIIVNSLYSLQYRIGKYSAQDADVYLNPILANSNWFEFWRSKEFIEIGERVARESLTEIRKLFDPNEKV, translated from the coding sequence ATGAAGGATTTGTATGGAAAGGTTCACCTCGTTTCCAGTTTGCCCTTATTCAGAGGCTTAAAGCGAAAAGAATTGGTTTGGATCGCAGAATCAGTACAAATTGTGGAAGCAAAACGCGATTCCATTCTCTTCAAGCGAGGGGAAAGGAAACCAAATCTCTATCTAATCCTCTCTGGATCTGTCCTAGTATACTTACCATCGAAAGAGGAAGAAAGAAGAGAGGAGTTGCAAATCTTAAAGAAGGGGGAATACTTTGGAATCCATTCCCTTCTCACAGGAGAAGAACAAACTCACTCCATCCTAACACTCTCCGAATCTAGATTTTTAGTCCTGGAGCAAAAAGATTTTCAAGAATTAATACGAAAGATTCCCTCCTTATCCGTTTCCTTTTCTAAACTACTCACAAAATCTCTTCGCAATGAATTACTTGGACACCGAGAATATTTCAAAAATTCTGTTTATTGTTTTGTACACAGTGAACGCGAAACTCTTGAAGATTTTAGTAGCAAACTCGCAGAAAGTATCGAAAGGGAATCTGGGAAAAGTGTGGTGATCTTACGCTTCAACCAGAGGCCAAATTCAGAGCCTGAAAAGTCTCCGATATTGAAATTTTATCGTTTCCGCGATCCAGAAAAGATAATGGAAACCTTGGGCCGGCACTACCCAAGCCATCCATTTATCTTTTTAGATATCTTTCCTGAGGACCCGATCGAAGTAAAACAAACATTAATTGAGGAAGCTGATCATATAGAATGCCTCTCTTCTAAAGACCTTTTAGATCCTAAGGATGAGCTCAGTTTCATTCCAGAAGAGATTTTATCCAATACCAATCTCTATTCCACAATCAACATCGAAAAGTTGCAAAACCAAGATAAATACTCTCTATTTTTAACAAGAAAAGCTAGAGAAATCTCTGGTGTACAAGTGGGGATTGCCCTTGGAGGTGGTGCTGCTCTCGGATTAGCACAAATTGGCATCATGAAGGTCTTCGAAGAAGAGAATCTACAACTCGACATGATTTCAGGGACAAGCATCGGTGCCATTATAGGTGCTTTTTGGGCAAGCGGTTTGGGATACAAAGGAATCCTACCATTGCTCGCAGAAATCGATTCTATTTTCAAAATGTTTAAATTAGTGGATTTATCCTTTCCCGGCCAGGGTCTTTTGCACGGAAAACAAGTAAGAAATCTACTAGAACGGTATCTAGGTGATGTATCCTTCGAGGATCTAAGCATAAAACTTAGGTTAATTTCTTGTGACATCACCAGTCGAAAGGAAGTCGTTCTCTCGGAAGGAAAGGTTTTAGATGCGGTAATGGCAAGTATTTCCATACCTGGTGTTTTTTCTCCCCAAGCCCAGGAGAATGGGAAAGTCTATGTGGATGGAGGTATTGTCAATCCGCTACCCGTATCTCCTCTGAAGGCAGAAGGGGTAGAAAAAATCATCGCTGTGAATTCGATGCCCTCTTCCCGAGATGAAATGAAAACAAATAAATTAGCAAATTTAAATGTGCTCGATATTATTGTGAACAGTTTGTATTCCTTACAATATAGAATCGGAAAGTATTCCGCTCAAGATGCAGACGTTTATTTAAATCCAATTCTTGCCAATTCCAATTGGTTTGAATTTTGGAGGTCAAAAGAGTTCATTGAGATCGGGGAACGTGTTGCCAGAGAATCCTTGACAGAAATCCGTAAGCTCTTTGACCCAAATGAAAAGGTATAG
- the recN gene encoding DNA repair protein RecN, which produces MITHIQIRDFALLESVDLDFKSGLMAFTGESGAGKSLIFDSITSILGGRCSTANIRQGKDRYSIQAIIDLKEQPEAALYLKSQGFRWEGDEIILSKELQKDGKARVKIGDSLASTTHLKELGKYIAEVHSQNEQLFLLEKSHQLNFLDRFAHLDSLRSKVKLSLQNFRHWKEKLQGFDEALAESQKKQRELREDIEEIESISPKEGEDESLLQEERFLANGERLAENYRYILEELVEKEGAILKVFPSLLSAMEKISQMLPEKMAQREEWEEVYDRLKSLKTMVREEEEELFFSPERLDMVQTRLQELNRLKKKYGAQIPEILSLLEEKKSDLEKWNLVAEDRDFLFQKFNQSLGELKELVFQLSKARRNALSSFEEEVQKELIDLGMEGAKLQVVLRWEENPDGEVEEGSKSYYLSETGLDQIEFYFSANPGEKPRPLRKVASGGELSRVMLGLRSVLGKFSPAPPILILDEIDTGLGGEAANSLAQKLKKLSRSSQILLITHTQQIAAVADEHFSLEKVTTSGRTVAFAKKLSFEERKRELARMIGGKQLTQGVLKAATDLLQKKAV; this is translated from the coding sequence ATGATTACACACATTCAAATCCGCGACTTTGCTCTTTTGGAGTCAGTCGATCTAGACTTCAAATCAGGATTGATGGCATTTACAGGAGAATCTGGTGCTGGTAAATCCCTCATTTTTGATTCCATCACTTCTATCCTAGGTGGCCGTTGCAGCACAGCCAACATTCGGCAAGGCAAAGATCGATATAGCATCCAAGCAATCATTGACCTCAAAGAACAACCCGAGGCAGCGCTCTACCTAAAGTCCCAAGGGTTTCGTTGGGAAGGTGATGAGATCATCTTATCCAAGGAGCTGCAAAAAGATGGTAAGGCTAGAGTGAAGATTGGAGATTCCTTAGCCTCTACAACCCACCTGAAGGAGCTGGGCAAATACATTGCGGAAGTCCATAGCCAAAACGAACAACTCTTCCTCTTAGAGAAAAGCCACCAGTTAAATTTCTTGGATCGGTTCGCTCATTTAGACTCCCTTCGCTCCAAAGTAAAACTTTCCCTGCAAAATTTCCGCCATTGGAAAGAAAAGCTCCAAGGATTCGATGAAGCTTTGGCTGAGTCCCAAAAAAAACAAAGAGAGTTGCGAGAGGACATAGAGGAAATCGAGAGCATTTCTCCGAAGGAAGGAGAGGATGAGTCCTTATTGCAAGAGGAGAGATTTCTTGCCAATGGAGAAAGATTAGCAGAAAACTATCGTTATATCCTAGAAGAGTTAGTAGAAAAGGAAGGGGCCATCCTCAAGGTCTTCCCAAGTCTTTTAAGTGCTATGGAAAAAATCTCCCAGATGCTTCCCGAAAAGATGGCCCAAAGAGAGGAGTGGGAAGAAGTGTACGATAGACTGAAGTCATTAAAGACAATGGTGCGAGAAGAAGAGGAGGAGTTATTCTTTAGCCCAGAACGACTTGATATGGTGCAGACCAGATTACAAGAGTTAAACAGACTTAAAAAAAAGTATGGGGCTCAGATTCCAGAGATCCTCAGTCTATTAGAAGAGAAAAAATCAGATTTGGAAAAATGGAATTTAGTTGCGGAAGATAGAGATTTTCTGTTCCAAAAATTCAATCAGTCATTAGGGGAGTTAAAAGAATTGGTATTCCAACTTTCAAAGGCAAGGCGCAATGCACTTTCCTCCTTTGAAGAGGAAGTCCAAAAAGAGCTCATCGATTTGGGCATGGAAGGAGCAAAATTACAGGTAGTCTTGCGGTGGGAGGAGAATCCGGATGGTGAAGTAGAAGAAGGGTCTAAGTCATATTATCTTTCCGAAACTGGACTTGACCAGATTGAATTTTATTTTAGTGCCAATCCAGGCGAAAAGCCACGGCCTCTGCGTAAAGTAGCCTCGGGCGGGGAACTTTCTCGTGTGATGTTAGGACTTAGGAGTGTGCTTGGAAAGTTTAGTCCAGCTCCCCCGATTCTGATTCTAGATGAAATTGACACCGGTTTAGGTGGAGAAGCTGCCAATTCACTTGCACAAAAGTTAAAAAAGTTATCCCGAAGTTCCCAAATCTTACTGATCACACATACACAACAGATTGCTGCCGTCGCTGATGAGCATTTTAGCCTGGAAAAGGTAACTACTTCAGGCAGAACCGTTGCTTTTGCAAAAAAATTATCCTTCGAGGAAAGAAAACGGGAACTCGCTAGAATGATCGGAGGCAAACAATTGACACAAGGAGTTTTGAAAGCGGCAACAGACTTACTGCAAAAGAAAGCCGTTTGA
- a CDS encoding MotA/TolQ/ExbB proton channel family protein, whose protein sequence is MFFPFAKSDSIISAVPPETIPILIIFVSIVGFTIIIERLVYFWKLKPIPQEDLKKVRVYAKEKKWDDAKDLLAQKSIAPASVVLQLAFDLKRRNADDIQDDIRQEGFRQIALMEKYLTSLGTIATIAPLLGVLGTVIGIVRSFAEGAGTKGAEVGISEALITTAMGLGVAIPAYIFYNYFSRSKEERTIELENVTDLVLPHLLK, encoded by the coding sequence ATGTTCTTTCCTTTCGCAAAATCAGACTCTATCATCTCCGCGGTTCCACCTGAAACCATACCTATCTTAATTATCTTTGTCTCAATCGTAGGCTTCACGATCATCATAGAACGTTTGGTATACTTTTGGAAATTAAAGCCCATCCCACAAGAGGATTTGAAAAAAGTAAGGGTATATGCAAAAGAAAAGAAGTGGGATGACGCAAAAGATCTGTTAGCTCAGAAATCAATTGCACCGGCATCCGTGGTTTTACAACTCGCTTTTGATTTGAAGCGTCGAAATGCTGATGATATCCAAGATGATATCCGCCAAGAGGGCTTTCGCCAAATTGCCTTGATGGAAAAATACCTTACTAGCCTCGGCACCATCGCTACCATTGCTCCACTTTTGGGAGTTTTGGGAACGGTAATTGGTATTGTGCGATCTTTCGCGGAAGGCGCTGGTACGAAAGGAGCGGAGGTAGGTATTTCGGAAGCCTTAATCACGACTGCCATGGGTTTAGGAGTAGCCATTCCTGCGTATATTTTTTACAATTATTTTTCAAGATCGAAAGAAGAGAGAACGATTGAACTCGAAAATGTTACCGATCTTGTGCTTCCCCATTTGTTAAAATAA
- a CDS encoding ExbD/TolR family protein, whose product MKFRKKQESFNKIELAPLIDVISFIVIYFLMNATLEKNTALKVELPRSSSVAKEKQKDELIITVDKAGKIYLDQNPEAVSLESLTDKINGFLGPEKERDPKKNKVIIRGDGGASYQVVVKVIDAVNAAGVSRFNLAMVKGTSK is encoded by the coding sequence ATGAAGTTTCGTAAAAAACAAGAATCTTTCAACAAGATTGAGTTGGCACCTTTGATTGATGTCATCTCATTCATTGTGATCTATTTTTTGATGAACGCTACATTAGAAAAAAATACAGCCTTAAAGGTTGAATTGCCTAGGTCTTCCAGCGTAGCAAAAGAAAAACAGAAAGATGAACTGATCATCACAGTAGATAAGGCTGGAAAAATCTATCTAGACCAGAATCCAGAGGCTGTCAGCCTTGAGTCGCTCACTGACAAAATCAATGGTTTTCTCGGCCCCGAGAAAGAACGTGACCCGAAAAAAAATAAAGTCATAATCCGTGGAGACGGTGGAGCCTCCTACCAAGTCGTTGTAAAGGTTATTGATGCAGTCAATGCTGCAGGCGTTAGCCGATTCAATTTAGCTATGGTAAAAGGTACTTCCAAATAG
- a CDS encoding BamA/OMP85 family outer membrane protein, translating to MLLLYPKWQNLYSSKSVYLDRKITKIEFAGNINTSASDIADIIDMKPGMVLSQDLLDADMRALFQSGFFFHIDILGELDGEGVKILVQVKERPRVKDIEFIGADEVFPSDLRDKIPLKENEVITPKKVQLSKEVILKKYRDEGFFLAYVRFELEPLDQKTNTVKVKFIIDEGEEIPVSKINIFGNSEIDTFDLQSVLDLKESGLIESGVFKEAAFETDKQKIVAYMKSRGYVDAEISNDGTNWEIKWENPKKKDKRVVVVNFKVVEGEQYFYNGYTTKHDMTLGPNNMPIYLNKEGNPPGTPLEEWRPVYEVKYLQDQYEFSTNDVGDVFDESKFQKDRGSINEAYSAKGYLFAQVIPRRKIIELTDESLARYENCQKRSSPEAVKDCEEEYVALNIAKLRKVYDSKPSLRGKKFIHVDFTIRENNLAFVENIIIKGNKKTLDRVIRRELLFKPGDLFNSTLVNRSRERIFNLGYFKEVNFNMRPGSDETKMNLIIEVVEQPTGTVSMGGGYGTITGFSIFTQLGENNLNGSGQQITGRIEFGPIRRFLQISWTEPWLRDKPWSLTLSAFYSSRTLFVGATSITENNNQGIKEAASYERAGVGVSAGIGHRFLVNWTHFHRYSPSFFASTRPSSLVSDQVLAEVNRGWQFRSQLTNGVAYDNRDNVFNTTQGFNLVLSIDNVGQYLAGESHFDQYSPILEYYHTWFDYTLFGLIRKNILRRWRVVQQFRTSSVFTYERAPKYGRQDKEKIPYIQVQDRLFLGGYESLRGWFFDDKYYPEEWRNGAASRVLFTTELRFPIEPSLLWFVVFMDAGAMYEEVNRAIGERKEAFQNYDSVVRAQRFADPAATYLFETFNSSGQKLPMSPYELNDPGRLVLSGKNISLQNFKYSWGFGLRIQIPVLPLRIYFAQKILYTGDAEAPFSTYPDTNAFQFVFGIGDLRF from the coding sequence ATTCTCCTGCTTTATCCAAAGTGGCAGAATTTATATTCAAGTAAGTCAGTCTATTTAGACAGAAAGATTACGAAAATAGAGTTTGCTGGCAACATCAATACCTCTGCTTCCGACATCGCGGACATCATTGATATGAAACCTGGAATGGTTTTGTCGCAGGATCTTTTGGATGCTGACATGAGGGCCTTATTCCAATCAGGTTTTTTCTTCCATATAGATATTTTAGGTGAATTGGATGGAGAGGGTGTCAAGATCCTAGTTCAGGTTAAGGAAAGACCTCGGGTAAAGGACATTGAATTTATTGGTGCCGATGAAGTATTTCCATCTGACTTACGTGATAAGATTCCCTTAAAAGAAAATGAAGTTATCACTCCGAAAAAGGTTCAATTATCAAAAGAAGTAATCTTAAAAAAATACCGGGATGAAGGTTTCTTCTTAGCTTATGTGCGCTTTGAGTTAGAACCCCTCGACCAAAAAACAAATACTGTAAAAGTAAAGTTTATCATAGATGAAGGGGAGGAAATTCCTGTATCGAAGATCAATATCTTTGGCAATTCAGAAATTGATACCTTTGATTTACAGTCCGTTCTGGATTTAAAAGAGTCAGGCTTAATTGAATCAGGCGTTTTTAAAGAGGCGGCATTTGAGACCGACAAACAGAAGATTGTTGCTTACATGAAATCTCGAGGATATGTAGATGCGGAGATTAGCAATGATGGAACAAACTGGGAAATCAAATGGGAGAATCCAAAGAAAAAAGATAAACGTGTAGTGGTCGTAAATTTCAAAGTAGTGGAAGGTGAACAGTATTTCTACAACGGATATACTACCAAACATGATATGACTTTGGGGCCCAATAACATGCCTATTTATCTCAATAAAGAAGGTAATCCACCAGGGACACCTTTAGAAGAGTGGCGTCCTGTTTATGAGGTCAAATACTTACAGGACCAATATGAATTTTCCACAAACGACGTAGGTGATGTATTTGATGAATCCAAATTCCAAAAGGATAGAGGCTCCATCAATGAAGCGTATTCTGCAAAAGGATACTTATTTGCACAGGTAATTCCAAGAAGAAAGATCATCGAACTCACAGACGAATCATTGGCTAGGTATGAGAATTGTCAAAAACGCTCGAGCCCAGAAGCGGTAAAGGATTGTGAAGAAGAATATGTCGCTTTAAATATTGCAAAATTACGAAAAGTATATGATTCCAAACCCTCTCTTAGGGGGAAAAAGTTTATCCATGTTGATTTTACGATCCGTGAGAACAACCTAGCTTTCGTTGAAAACATCATCATAAAAGGGAACAAAAAAACACTCGATCGTGTTATCCGCAGAGAATTGCTCTTTAAGCCAGGAGATTTATTCAACTCAACGCTTGTGAATCGATCACGGGAAAGGATCTTTAACTTAGGCTATTTTAAAGAAGTCAACTTTAACATGAGGCCTGGTTCCGATGAGACAAAGATGAACCTCATCATCGAAGTTGTGGAGCAACCGACGGGCACGGTATCGATGGGTGGTGGGTATGGAACGATTACCGGGTTTTCCATTTTTACTCAGTTAGGTGAAAATAATTTAAACGGAAGTGGGCAGCAGATTACAGGTCGTATTGAGTTTGGACCTATCCGTAGATTTTTGCAAATTTCTTGGACGGAGCCTTGGTTACGAGATAAACCTTGGTCTTTGACTCTTTCCGCATTTTATTCCTCCAGAACTCTATTCGTGGGTGCAACTTCGATTACGGAAAACAACAACCAAGGTATTAAGGAAGCGGCATCTTACGAAAGGGCGGGTGTTGGTGTGAGTGCAGGGATCGGGCACCGTTTTCTTGTTAACTGGACACACTTCCATCGCTATAGCCCAAGTTTTTTTGCTTCCACTCGGCCATCATCACTTGTCTCGGACCAAGTTCTCGCGGAAGTAAACCGAGGTTGGCAATTTAGGTCCCAACTTACCAACGGTGTTGCCTACGACAACCGAGACAATGTGTTCAACACCACACAAGGCTTTAACTTAGTTCTTTCCATTGACAATGTTGGCCAGTATCTCGCAGGGGAGAGCCACTTTGACCAATACAGTCCTATTTTGGAATACTACCACACTTGGTTTGATTATACGCTCTTTGGATTGATTCGCAAGAACATACTCAGAAGGTGGAGAGTTGTACAACAATTCCGAACCTCTTCTGTGTTTACATATGAAAGAGCACCCAAGTACGGTAGGCAGGACAAGGAAAAGATCCCTTACATCCAAGTGCAAGATCGATTGTTTTTGGGTGGTTATGAGTCTTTACGCGGTTGGTTTTTCGATGATAAATACTACCCGGAAGAGTGGAGAAATGGAGCAGCATCCAGGGTTTTGTTTACTACGGAATTACGTTTTCCTATTGAACCAAGTTTATTGTGGTTTGTGGTCTTCATGGACGCAGGTGCGATGTATGAGGAAGTGAACCGTGCTATTGGTGAGAGAAAGGAAGCATTCCAAAATTATGATTCGGTTGTACGCGCACAACGGTTTGCAGATCCCGCTGCCACCTATTTATTTGAAACATTCAATTCAAGTGGGCAAAAGTTACCTATGTCACCGTACGAATTGAACGATCCTGGTCGTTTGGTTCTCTCTGGTAAGAATATTTCATTGCAAAACTTCAAATACTCTTGGGGATTCGGTCTGCGGATCCAAATTCCAGTCCTTCCGCTCAGAATATATTTTGCACAAAAAATCCTCTATACAGGTGATGCTGAAGCTCCTTTCTCCACCTATCCAGATACCAATGCTTTCCAATTTGTGTTTGGTATCGGCGACTTAAGATTTTAA